A DNA window from Anastrepha ludens isolate Willacy chromosome 6, idAnaLude1.1, whole genome shotgun sequence contains the following coding sequences:
- the LOC128866966 gene encoding uncharacterized protein LOC128866966, with protein sequence MVATACEPSQVNFVPERLAIPLLLLTRNRMKNDNFRPLSEYISRKRNLYHTHCNLEDKKETKSQERARKLIGAYPAPSQPCFNRQLSKISKHMSKTKPYHPPPNIYNTTYEPYARRRGLGGAYWNKLPGERISTFVQLVSGPPKRPKSKWVLYNFPQMVERLNMSYNKHKGVFLTNARSRIASTRFMITDPKLVYHSPSDPSPAEYNVVYHTIAYNMAPEEYMKRQNPHLFLRQSCVPEQNRSLIPRHLSFLPAVGRYEIRFPKHCPCRRKIFTPGLRLIIDREKRKKSRHLPYKKIKVHLHCEPDWHHVPGHGHAHVFRYPKSKLRKPRPLKRPKKMNRLEKPLQLFHDHKYINMIVAPHRQGIGNIVDDGSAPKIRFNCIIKVKMPKQFRHERKKLFGGSAPRFSDQERHQVVLTTKQLEQLKNTLPVERQFRDHSITGTPLTEIKSRLFEIPARLKPTYEPTLRKRTFKFAAPPAAKLLVTKKDLLPHLAAGAVYKAPRAYNKPVELESFLKTTADRESSFTE encoded by the exons GAAATCGCATGAAAAATGACAATTTTCGCCCGCTATCCGAATATATTAGCAGAAAACGCAACCTTTACCATACGCATTGCAACTTAG AAGATAAGAAAGAAACTAAGAGTCAGGAACGCGCTAGAAAACTGATCGGGGCATATCCCGCTCCGAGTCAACCATGCTTCAACCGGCAGTTGTCGAAAATCAGCAAACATATGAGTAAAACAAAACCGTATCACCCGCCTCCAAATATTTATAACACCACATATGAGCCTTACGCCAGGCGTCGTGGCTTGGGTGGCGCCTATTGGAATAAGCTGCCCGGAGAACGGATAAGTACGTTCGTGCAGCTAGTCTCCGGTCCCCCGAAAAGGCCTAAGAGCAAATGGGTTTTGTACAACTTTCCACAAATGGTTGAACGCTTGAACATGTCATACAACAAACATAAGGGGGTTTTCCTCACCA ATGCTCGCAGCCGCATTGCTTCAACTCGTTTTATGATCACCGATCCGAAGCTGGTGTATCATTCACCCTCAGACCCATCACCGGCAGAATATAACGTTGTTTATCATACGATCGCTTACAATAT GGCACCAGAAGAGTACATGAAAAGGCAGAATCCACACTTATTTTTACGCCAATCCTGTGTACCGGAGCAAAACAGAAGCTTAATACCTCGCCACTTGAGCTTTCTACCAGCTGTGGGACGTTACGAGATTCGATTTCCGAAACATTGCCCTTGtcgtagaaaaatatttacacctGGTCTTCGCTTAATTATTGATCGGGAGAAACGTAAAAAGTCTCGCCATTTGCCATATAAGAAAATCAAAGTACATTTACACTGTGAGCCCGATTGGCATCACGTACCGGGTCATGGTCATGCGCACGTCTTTCGCTACCCGAAATCAAAACTGCGCAAGCCGAGACCACTTAAAAGGCCGAAAAAAATGAATAGGCTGGAGAAACCACTTCAATTATTTCAcgatcataaatatattaatatgatTGTAGCTCCACATAGACAGGGCATCGGAAATATCGTGGATGACGGTTCAGCACCCAAAATACGTTTCAATTGCATCATTAAAGTTAAAATGCCTAAGCAATTTAGacatgaaagaaaaaaactgttcGGAGGAAGTGCACCACGCTTCTCAGATCAAGAACGCCATCAGGTAGTATTGACCACAAAACAATTAGAGCAACTTAAAAACACTTTACCCGTCGAGCGTCAGTTTCGAGATCACTCCATCACTGGGACACCTTTAACTGAAATTAAGTCGCGCCTATTTGAAATACCCGCACGTCTGAAACCAACTTACGAGCCAACCTTACGCAAAAGAACTTTTAAGTTTGCAGCTCCGCCTGCTGCTAAGCTGTTGGTTACGAAAAAAGACTTGTTACCACATTTAGCAGCAGGGGCGGTCTATAAGGCGCCGCGTGCCTACAATAAACCCGTCGAACTTGAGAGTTTCTTAAAAACAACGGCAGATAGAGAATCATCGTTCACAGAATAG